From the Lathyrus oleraceus cultivar Zhongwan6 chromosome 3, CAAS_Psat_ZW6_1.0, whole genome shotgun sequence genome, the window ATTATATAATAAGAAAATAGAATCTAATAGAAACAGAAAAATAAGAAAAAGGTAGTATTATAGGGGATACTAATACTCATTTTATATTTCATGAGTTGTCTCCTCCAAAAATCTCTTAACCATCTCAAGGCTTGGCTTAACCACAATATCTTGATGCAAATGTTGATAATCTTCTCCCTTCAAAACAGCTTCAAAGACCTTTGTAGAATCAATTTTGTGCACCTTCCACCCAAATCTATTAACCATGTTATTAATCTTTAGGAGTTGATTTTCAGCCAAGATGCATGTGTTTTCTTTCATTTTTGTAATAGATTCCTTAAGTATTTTTTCTTTATGAGCCTCATCAAAACCTTCAGCATTTTCTATCTCAAAATAACGTTGAAGCTCAGGAACACCAATTGCTCTTCTAATCCCCATTGTGCAATCTGCTCCAGGGATAAAAAAGTCTCTAATTTCATCAATAAGACCTGCCTCAACCATTTCATTAACTCTTTTGTCCAAATAAGGAAACAAAACAGACAAAGATACATCCACCCAGATGAAACAACATTTATATTTTAAACCAAATGCATAGATTGGGTCATCAACAAGTACTTGTAGGTAGGAATTTGAACCACCTACAATAATAGGTAGATGTCCATTTTCAAGAATGACATCTAGGGTTTCAACCATTTTCTTGCAGAATTCATTCACAGTGAAATCATAATCAGGATCATTTATGATGCCTAACATGTGATGTGGAATCGAACATTGCTCGGATTCTGGTATCTTATTTGTCACAATGTCAAGACCCTTATAGACTTGAATTTTGTCTGAGTTAATGATTTCAGAAGGAAGTTGAATACCTAGGTTAATAGAAAGTTTAGATTTTCCAGTTCCAGTTGCACCCATTATGAACAAAACCTTTTTCTTCTCTGCCATTGTTGAGAAACTGAAAGCCATAATTGTGTTTTTGATGTAAAATCAGAAACAATATACAAGAATCACAActttaaaaataattaaaatgaataaaatatattttttaattctATATAAAAAAAACTTGAATTCAAGTGCATTATTCAAAACTATATTCTTAATAAAGATAAAGATGTGAGTTATACCAAGAGGCGATAGATTAGAACTGAACCAATAGAATGAAAACTCCTTTCTTAGTAAATTTTTGTATTGCTGTGTGACTGAATGAATTGTTCAActatgttatatatatatatatatatatatatatcacatCCGATGAAACCAATTAATACTATAtatataaaattttaaattttaaaataataatttaacgtaattaaaattttaaatatttattttcGGATAGAATAGGAATAAATATAGAAACTCACAATGTAAAAAGTACTTAATATTTATCTTGAAACAATTGTTAAAATATTAGAATAGTTAATTTTGAATTCAATATTATAATTAAATAAGGTAATAATTCACTATAATAATTAAATAAGGTAATAATTCATTACAATTAAACTAATTGTTAAAATATCAGAATAGTTAATTTTGAATTTAACATATTTTTCAAAAAGATGATCAAAATATTACTAAAACCATTTACAACAATTCTATTCTTATACCAAATGTTACTCCCAATACTTACACTATACACTATTCACCTTATTTATACCGtgaataatatttttatttttttaataaataaaaaaaatatttataaaaaaaaaagtatttttaaaattatttttataacaCAAATATAAAATTTGTCAATTTTATTATTGAATTAACCTTATAAATATAGATTATTAACCacatattttatttatatttcaTTAACCAAGTTTACTGTTTCGTTAACCAATAAAATACATAATATTAACTAAATTCTGACATTAAAATATGAAATAAAGATTTTGgttaaaaattaattattatatttcaTATTTTAATGTTAAAATTTGGTTAATATTATATATTCTATTGATTAATTAAATAGTAAATTCACttaataaattataaataaaatatatagttaatacaataataaagttaattaataaaaataattatatttttgttataaaaataattataaaaatgaaaatatatttttttaaatatgtttttttaaTTTATTGGGTGTAGCATTTAGTTAGTGTATGAATAACAATGCTCAAACATTTAATCTAGTATTAAATCATATATATCGGTTATTTCAAAAGTTTTCCTGTTATTGGTGAATGAAGTCATCCACCTTTAAATTATAACAATCAAATAAAAGTTCACCCAAATTATAGTACCCGCATATATTCCCCCTAAATTAAATCACAAAAATCTTAAAATTTTCCCTAACCCTTTATTCAAAACTTGATATGCTTACTTTTCAGGAAGCTTGAATGATCAATTAGCAAATTTACTATAGTCTTACATGGAGAAACCAATGTAATTTTCCTTCTAGTGGCTTTTTCCTATAAAAAAAGTGTGGCTCCACTGTTGCGAGTATGTCATGACACATGGATTTAAATAAGGATTTGGAACTTCCGTAGATAGGGCTTTTCAATAGTGTCTATGAAAGTTTTATACAACCATTTATTATGCAAGTTGTTGGAAATCCACCATAATCTATGAAGAATTTTTAtaaatcttgatgaacaagattgttatcaaccACGCAATGCCAATGAAAAAGAATATAACGATTTAGTATGAAAAGAAAGAACGCTGGAGAAGAATAAGAATATTTTATATGACTATAATCTTATGAGTTCTTTCTTCTCTTCATATAAGAATAACAGTcactccctctatttatagatttatgTTAGCTTACTCCATaagccaaaacccaaaactataaaagcccaaaataatTAACACTATaaaaaataggcctaagtcgaaatcctgtgtgaaacaacatgcttcgacacttcaACACACTAATCCAACTCAACACACTAAGTGATTCGACACTTCattgcttctgtcgagcaacctacTTTGGCACAAGtaattacaattcaacacaccaccgaattcattgtgtctaagttatCTACTTTCATCATAACTCTTAGTCCTCGAAATACTTCGATATGCATTCCCTTCGTCATGATGTTTGCAATCTaattctcagttctgcagtgttccaaaTTCATCTTTCCATTGTCACATCTTGAAAAATACGATTTCTCGCGATGGTCGTGGAAAAATGATTCCAACAGAGTCgtcatcaaactttatttattccactgaaggaataggaaaatatcgataaaaccttttaaaatagaataatggtcgtcgcaaccatattcgggttcgggagtcgattacgcaagggggaggtattaacacccctcatgtccgttgtactcaacgggaaccttttagtctcATTTGCATTTTGAATATTAGctaatgttatttgttttcttcgagtgaataaatattgaaaatagaaatgaTAGGAAACCTCAGAAAAGGGAAAGGGgggttttttattagtgtgctcgccaagatctcgtgcctacgtatccttatagtgcaataaggaagtcagagcattcgtagttcagggaactacgatttgttggtgtcttttaatgaacaattATTTAAATtgcgttctaaaggctaaacattgacttgtatactctcggcggaggcttaagcactagtttgttgtgcgcgttagaaaggattaaacaatgttctttctgaaaaggttttcgatcgcacgggggcgagaaaaaagtaggtttgattggttgaatttTGTTTTAATGAACAAGTACTTAGAACGCATTCTAATGGTTACACGTTGGCTTGCATGCTCGCGGGGGAGACTTAAGCACTAGTTTGTATATGCATTAGAAGGGATTAAGCAATGTTCTTGTGAGAAAAGAAGAGTTTGATTGATTAAAGCTTATTAGGGTTGAAAACGTGTCTAGATCGCATTCTAATGATAAAACATGGATTGCTTACTCGCGACGGAGGCTTAAGCGCAAGTTTATATGCGTTAGAAAGTATTAGACAAATGTTCTTCATAAAATAAGTTGTTGATTTCACGGGGGTGATAAATTAGGTTAAAGTTGTGTTGAATGATTTTAGGAGAATGACGAATATTCGGTGAGAACAAGACGTGAGCCTTGGAACCAAATAATCGGAATATTTCCAGAATGCTAGACTCCAAAAATATCTTTTTCATTCAATGTATTTATGCAATTGTTTAATGGACAATGAACATTCAAAAGATTGTTCAAAAGTTCCAGTGAAATGCTAGACTCCAACGAACCTTCTTtttgtcctttccatagcaatTTGGGGCGCGTTAACTTTCTTCCAAATATAGATTCATGCCAAAAGAGGAAGACTTCGCAGCTAAGTCTTGGTGAACGTTTTGAGTCAGAGTATGCAGAGCTCAGATGTTTCTGTTCAGCGTGTGTATCTTTAGATAGTTGCTGAAAGCTGATTGACTTCAGAGGTTTAGAGTGAAAAATCATCAGATTCTAGAGTGCACTATTCAGATTCAGAGTGTTTGATACTTCTTTATATGTAGAACTTTGTGTGCTTCcttttgttcagagtcagaacctcTACTTGAATAACTTTTAAGTGGTCATTCTGGACTTACATGTATATCAGATATATGTCTATCTGACCCTTTTTTTtattagagtcctgcacacttagataaattatgttagggtaccaatttgttttatcctttgttatcatcaaaaccttagagatgaattgtagatacaaaatcttgttcttacaatctccccctttttcaTGATGACAAAAACCTCAGAGAGATGATGAAATAGTGGTACTTCAACAAGAATTTAAAGAATTATCTCAGAGTCAGATGAGTGACGACTCCCCCTGAGATAGATTATAATAAATAATCAGATGTTCTTACTAGATCTTACTTGCGTAGAAACTGGTTTTTACCTTAGATATTTCCTGCATATCTTAGAATTATCATAAGAGTTTTCAGACGTGCGCAGTGCAGCAAGAGGCTTAGATATTATTTCATCAGAGCTTTTTTATTTTCCCCCTTTTTTGTCAGACTCAATAAGACTTAGCACAAAAAAATATAGAAATCAAAATATGATTCATATATGAGAAAGAGAATGAAAAATAAATAGTTATCCaaaatagagagaaaaacacaGAGAATACATAACAGATAAGAAAGTAAGGAAAACAACAAAcaaatcctaagtgcctaagggttcgaAGGAGGAGGCATCCTCTAAAGTAGCTGAGTCAGCAAGTTTTGAATGTTGTTATTGACGGAGTCGTGTTTGTCCAGTATTGCTCTCACTATCTGTTGCTCCTTCTGTAGCTTTTCCAGAGTCTTCAGGATGAGAGGAGCAAAATCAGAATATGATTTCCCCTCTGAGTCATAGCATCATTTCTTGCCTTTGCAGCTTCTTCTGCAGCTACTCTAGCTCTTTGCTCTTCTACCACACGATCCTTCTCTTATGCTTCTCTTCTGGCCTTCTCTTCTACCTCTCTAGCCAAACATGTTTTTGGTCTTGTTTTCCCAAACGATGTAGAagatgttggtaagaaggttgagATACCTGCAACAAATacggttagtgctccaaagtgccagtctggtgaatccagcaatttgaagcctaatgatgatgaggtactacgTTTGATCAAGAAAAGCGAATTTAATACGGTGGAGCAACTTCTCCAAACTCCTTcaaaaatttcagtgttgtctctgctcatgatttctgaagcgcacagagaagcattgcaaaaagtattAGAGCAAGAatatgtagagcatgatgtaacagtagatcagtttgaccatattgtggcttacatcacttcctgcaacaacttgagcttttgtgattAAGAACTTCCCAGGGAAGGATGAAATCACAATCTGAAACTGCATatatcaatgaattgtaaggaggatgtGTTGTCCAATGTGTTTGTTGATATCGGTTCTTcgttgaatgtactccccaaatcaactcTGTCTAGATTATCATATCAAGGCACCCCGATGTcgcggggtatttgttaccattagagatattgactaaatccaaggtaaaccatacaagtcgagtcgccaccacacttctatttatccaaaggaatggttagaaagcgaacaaaaacctaaaagttttatcgaataaaaaactagtaaaaatgtcagagatcggggtaagggggttggttatgcaatgggaaggttttaagcacccaaaacatcctaggtactcatagggagcccttttcacacttgttgtaaggttggtattttgtgaaaatttgtttgtgcaaacatgattgaagagatgagaagagaatgtacaagttatttacaattttgtgtttggatggataaacccattgcctacgtaccatcttaaaaaaagattaggatcaaaacctcgtagttcggggtaaaaatctcaaaaaataagttggtgaattgattggtccaaaagccttaaggtcttttgttatccaagggagaaaactcaacctaaaaccacaaatccaccatgtgaggatagctttaatatgctagtgaggggttaaccctataataagcatggaagactcattgtccatcactaaggatataggtgagtattacatctaccccaaggataactcaaacctaatagctaaggttatgaaaaagttttgattaagaaagtggccattgaaaccacaaaagtatttgaatgggttatatttaccaatgaaaagtatttacaaaaatgtggtcaaagttgacttaaagattcaattcaaaataagtgttatgaaaagaaagtttgaaaatcaaaagcataatgcttaggtttctaatgtttgaaaacaagtgttaaatgtttgcacaaaaagttttggcttgggttagagtggagggaagaagaagaatggctaagttcctaatcatacaagagatgaaggataagaaacaaaaccacaaatggagttcctctcttgagatcatattgatgatccaagtagcttccatcctttggaatatgcaagcaaaataagtgtaagcttaagcaatcaacataatcatgcaagctcttagaagatccccaatggctcttgtatccttcactttggatgaacatggcaatggttcttcaatttggctcagataggattccctagcacaaaagcacacaacatcaaaaagttccatgaagcaaatcaagaatggacaagattgagtttagagatttagtctttctaatccatcttcaacattaaggtccttttactccaattttgcatagggaatgtcctagaaactaagtccatttgtccattttttttgcatttggtccacaatgatcaacacaaaacacaagcacaataatatatacacaattatgtgctcaagtgagcaaaagtcaaattgcattaacataaacatgtgctcaaatgaacaaaggaaaaagaaaatgaataatatgtacaagaatagtaaattgcataaatgtaaagagcaagaattaaatgttaatggttaatggttagtgttagagttagtgtgccataaggcaatttagcgctatgttaagcaatcgtaattgaacttatgtagaagtcacaactatctaaggccggtcaataataatgtaggcaacaacacaagttagagattttgattagtgaatcaaactccaacaacttgccatgccaaaaagaagagGAGAAATGATCTTatattgatttaggttctttgcatgatttaggaagcaacctatccttaatgcaaagccattcacttgatctatgatcaagatgaattaaatttgaatcaaggaagattaaacctccatgtatccatgctaaccaccaatctttaactcattgatcaaaaaaaggaaaaaagaataagaagaagaagaagatgaagaattaaagtgcattaatggaaatggaatgagatgatcaacaagcattgaccaaagataaagaagatcaaggtcaaacaatagaaaataGAAGCAAGATGAggattagaagtcaagaaacaaataaaatattttggcatttttttaatattaaaataaaacttgaattagaatactaaagaaaggtcaaacttcaaactcacttcaaatcaattttgaaaagtccaagtgaattatcccaagttcaacaaggtcaaacaaagttagacaaaaaaattcagcatttttagaagtcagaaactattttaaatcaattaaaaatgcataaaaataacctaattgaactaaaatctcaaatcaatcaataaattgatgagaatatttttcatagatctatcatcattcaaagaggttgggaaaatatttttgtattttttggatatcaaaaactattttaaatgaattaaaaataaccagaaaagagaaaattactaaaaaatatcaaatgctaaaataaaaaatattaaaaatcatttttagaaagtagaaattaagaggagaaaaatgaaattggtctcataatttttggaccaataatgagagatatatgaattttttttaaaaatggaattaaaagaaataaaagaattaaaatcagaaattagaaaataagGAAAAATATGGACCGCTTGATGA encodes:
- the LOC127131078 gene encoding adenylate isopentenyltransferase 5, chloroplastic-like — its product is MAFSFSTMAEKKKVLFIMGATGTGKSKLSINLGIQLPSEIINSDKIQVYKGLDIVTNKIPESEQCSIPHHMLGIINDPDYDFTVNEFCKKMVETLDVILENGHLPIIVGGSNSYLQVLVDDPIYAFGLKYKCCFIWVDVSLSVLFPYLDKRVNEMVEAGLIDEIRDFFIPGADCTMGIRRAIGVPELQRYFEIENAEGFDEAHKEKILKESITKMKENTCILAENQLLKINNMVNRFGWKVHKIDSTKVFEAVLKGEDYQHLHQDIVVKPSLEMVKRFLEETTHEI